One genomic segment of Methanorbis rubei includes these proteins:
- a CDS encoding CxxC-x17-CxxC domain-containing protein: MERRNSYGAPRQYNDAPREMTKAICSDCGKECEVPFKPTEGRPVYCRDCLPKHRAPRTPRY; this comes from the coding sequence ATGGAAAGAAGAAATTCCTACGGCGCACCCCGCCAATACAACGACGCACCCCGCGAGATGACCAAAGCAATCTGCTCCGACTGCGGAAAAGAGTGCGAAGTTCCCTTCAAACCAACCGAGGGTAGACCGGTTTACTGCCGCGACTGCCTCCCAAAGCACAGAGCACCGCGCACGCCCCGGTACTAA
- a CDS encoding formylmethanofuran dehydrogenase subunit C → MRRITLIMRDSVDPHLPIEAEVITPETLSKTVLVNVYVGNQKMMLSDVFDIRVDGEAAGPAATEIVIIGDASRVKRVGEYMTDGRILVEGNIGMHCGDFMTGGTIEIMGDAGDWLGREMLGGKIICHGNAGNYCGSGYRGGRKGVRGGEIFVKGDVGDYCGESLFGGVVHVMGSAGLHAGVNMKGGKLTIEGDAVMPCGDMFAGECTIFGHVDDFMPTFAEVGKVVENGRELTVFTGDLAHRNGKGTLRVGSYTRI, encoded by the coding sequence ATGAGACGAATTACTCTGATTATGCGCGATTCGGTGGACCCGCATCTGCCGATTGAGGCAGAGGTGATTACGCCGGAGACGCTTTCGAAAACGGTTCTGGTGAATGTGTATGTGGGCAACCAGAAGATGATGCTCTCTGATGTGTTTGATATCCGCGTTGACGGCGAGGCAGCAGGCCCTGCAGCAACAGAGATTGTGATCATCGGGGACGCTTCACGCGTGAAGCGTGTCGGCGAGTACATGACTGACGGCAGAATTCTTGTTGAAGGAAATATCGGGATGCACTGCGGCGACTTTATGACCGGAGGGACGATTGAGATCATGGGAGATGCCGGAGACTGGCTTGGCCGCGAGATGCTTGGCGGCAAAATCATCTGTCACGGGAATGCCGGAAACTACTGCGGGTCAGGCTACCGCGGCGGACGAAAAGGTGTTCGCGGTGGTGAGATTTTCGTGAAGGGCGATGTGGGTGACTACTGCGGCGAGAGTCTTTTTGGCGGTGTTGTGCATGTTATGGGCAGCGCAGGACTGCATGCAGGCGTGAATATGAAAGGGGGAAAACTTACCATCGAAGGAGACGCCGTGATGCCCTGCGGCGATATGTTTGCCGGAGAGTGCACGATATTTGGGCATGTGGATGATTTCATGCCAACGTTTGCCGAGGTCGGCAAAGTTGTGGAGAACGGTCGCGAGCTTACGGTGTTTACGGGCGATCTCGCGCACCGCAACGGCAAGGGAACGCTTCGCGTGGGTAGTTACACGCGGATATAA